In Sphingomonas sp. G-3-2-10, a single window of DNA contains:
- the lexA gene encoding transcriptional repressor LexA, which translates to MLTRKQHDLICFINDRLNETGVSPSFEEMKEALDLKSKSGVHRLISALEERGFIRRLANRARALEVLKMPERGGETKKAAPAPAADNVVALKPRAPEPANDVIEIPLHGRIAAGTPIEALESSTMLPVPAALLGSGEHYALEVAGDSMVEAGILDGDYALIRRTETARDGEIVVALIDEAEATLKFFRKEGAMIRLDPANRSYDPQRYRPNQVRIQGRLAGLLRRY; encoded by the coding sequence ATGCTCACGCGCAAGCAGCACGATCTGATCTGCTTCATCAACGACCGCCTGAACGAGACCGGCGTTTCCCCCTCGTTCGAGGAAATGAAGGAAGCACTGGATCTCAAGTCGAAGTCGGGCGTCCACCGGCTGATCTCGGCGCTGGAAGAGCGCGGCTTCATCCGCCGCTTGGCCAATCGCGCCCGCGCCCTCGAAGTCCTCAAGATGCCCGAGCGTGGCGGAGAGACGAAGAAGGCCGCGCCGGCACCGGCCGCCGACAATGTCGTGGCGCTCAAGCCCCGCGCGCCCGAGCCCGCCAACGACGTGATCGAGATCCCGCTTCACGGCCGCATCGCCGCAGGTACGCCGATCGAAGCGCTCGAAAGCTCGACCATGCTCCCGGTGCCTGCCGCCCTGCTCGGTTCGGGCGAACATTATGCGCTCGAGGTCGCCGGTGACTCGATGGTAGAGGCCGGCATTCTCGACGGCGACTATGCGCTGATCCGCCGCACCGAAACCGCGCGCGACGGCGAGATCGTCGTGGCGCTGATCGACGAAGCCGAAGCGACGCTGAAATTCTTCCGCAAGGAAGGCGCGATGATTCGTCTCGATCCGGCGAACCGCAGCTACGATCCGCAGCGCTACCGCCCCAATCAGGTGCGGATCCAGGGCCGCCTCGCCGGCCTGCTGCGCCGCTACTGA
- the glp gene encoding gephyrin-like molybdotransferase Glp, whose amino-acid sequence MAGPALLPVADAQSRLLALATPLPAETVPLAQAANRYAAADITALRTQPIADLSAMDGYAIRFADMPGPWTVIGESAAGRSFGGQVSPGQAVRIFTGAHVPAGADTVLVQEEASRDAAALTLTGEGPAYESRNIRRRGLDFAEGDTLIAAGDRLTPARLALAGVAGHATLPVRRIPRIAIAATGDELVPPGADIGPDQLPETNRLMLTAQLADLQVEIVDLGILPDRADALEAAFRAVDADLLVTTGGASVGDHDLVRPALEAAGATIDFWRIALRPGKPMMAGRLGKAVILGLPGNPVSAFVTAQLFVRPLAAYLAGARNPFPQPRAAILGEPLPANGERTDYLRAELRDGAVSASTIQDSSMLRTLARANCLILRAPHALPANIGDSVEILGIA is encoded by the coding sequence ATGGCCGGTCCCGCCCTCCTCCCCGTCGCCGATGCGCAGTCCCGCCTGCTCGCGCTCGCGACGCCGCTCCCGGCCGAAACCGTCCCCCTCGCGCAGGCGGCGAACCGTTACGCCGCCGCCGATATCACCGCGCTGCGCACCCAGCCGATCGCCGATCTTTCCGCGATGGACGGCTATGCGATCCGCTTCGCCGACATGCCCGGCCCCTGGACGGTGATCGGTGAGAGCGCAGCGGGCCGCAGCTTTGGCGGGCAAGTCTCGCCGGGTCAGGCCGTGCGCATCTTCACCGGCGCCCATGTTCCCGCCGGCGCCGACACGGTTCTGGTGCAGGAAGAAGCCTCACGCGACGCCGCCGCCCTCACGCTGACCGGCGAAGGCCCCGCCTATGAGAGCCGCAACATCCGCCGTCGCGGTCTCGATTTCGCGGAAGGCGACACGCTGATCGCCGCCGGAGACCGCCTCACCCCCGCGCGCCTCGCGCTTGCCGGGGTCGCCGGTCACGCCACTCTGCCCGTCCGGCGCATCCCGCGCATCGCCATCGCCGCCACGGGCGACGAACTCGTCCCGCCCGGCGCGGACATCGGCCCGGACCAGCTTCCCGAAACCAACCGGCTGATGCTGACCGCGCAGCTCGCCGATCTTCAGGTCGAGATCGTCGATCTCGGCATCCTCCCCGATCGCGCCGATGCGCTGGAGGCGGCGTTCCGCGCGGTCGACGCCGATCTGCTGGTCACCACCGGCGGCGCGTCGGTCGGCGATCACGATCTGGTCCGTCCCGCGCTCGAAGCTGCCGGCGCGACGATCGATTTCTGGCGGATCGCGCTGCGCCCGGGCAAGCCGATGATGGCCGGGCGGCTCGGCAAGGCAGTTATCCTCGGCCTTCCCGGCAATCCGGTTTCGGCTTTCGTCACCGCCCAGCTCTTCGTACGCCCGCTCGCCGCCTATCTGGCAGGCGCACGCAATCCCTTTCCCCAGCCGCGCGCCGCCATCCTTGGCGAGCCGCTGCCGGCGAACGGGGAACGCACCGACTATCTTCGTGCCGAACTGCGCGATGGCGCGGTATCGGCTTCCACCATCCAGGACAGTTCGATGCTCCGCACGCTGGCGCGGGCCAACTGCCTGATCCTGCGCGCCCCCCACGCGCTGCCCGCAAATATCGGCGACTCGGTGGAAATCCTCGGCATCGCTTGA
- a CDS encoding TonB-dependent receptor, which yields MKSSLLAAGALAALAFANAAHAQDVPEEAGEEITVTGQRAQQERAIELKRDAISIVDVAAADEIGRLPDRNVAEVIERLPGVGVTYDQGEGRYVAIRGVPSDLNNYSVNGVEIGNPDGTSRSLPLDVVSGQLLNRVEVVKAKTADLDGQGIGGSINLVTQTAFDYRKAFNVTLNAQAGYQELNKKVPVRGDASIAARFGSEEQFGIALGASYSNRTFASYGVYPDDWRPATTPATAVIAQSARGALPVNIKFTDYSLQRERIGAAGSFDFRPNENHQFHVRGIYSKFTEEEYRQRYRLDFASDALLPRLTFNPGGLTGTVTGTPNAGVGAGVGPERRQDLRFEYKEKSILAGMLGGSSHFGDVTLDYVVARVHNEVREPNQLWQFRCNPGTVDFDLTEKVFSATPRTECTSSQLNFRQYTEQNESGDEDIWQGRADLTWHIAGLDEGSFVKLGGKYRATDKWFDSANDTWTRGGNAATRFTLAQFNLSGAPVTVYPDGDDRPYFNAPTIDLAAIRDFTASNLSGPFFVRDTTASLANATLNDFRIDEDVTAGYAMVNLRFGAVTVTPGIRFEHTKSRVTGYRLEGGTTVVPATVLNEYDDWLPSLIVRLEPSRNTVFRLGYTRNLGRPNYSQLSPGGSLSYEDANSDGQFEGSFSAGNAALKPYRADNLDFTGEWYFSKGGLLTVGVFAKFIKNPIFVQNYVLTNTSFAGRPFERLGFSQPLNADSGDIIGIEAAYQQQFTFLPGFLSGFGIELNGTLTDSNLQLPSGRTSTFPSQSGFLYGAQLFYQRGRVEASIAYHNTGHSLIAPGGVDYQDQYNDDLRRLDFKASFEVFTGATLFVEAQNLTDEPTRQYQGGRTDWISQNERYGRTVYGGVSVKF from the coding sequence ATGAAATCCAGCCTGCTCGCCGCGGGCGCGCTTGCCGCGCTCGCCTTCGCCAATGCCGCTCATGCCCAGGACGTGCCCGAAGAGGCAGGCGAGGAGATCACCGTCACCGGCCAGCGCGCCCAGCAGGAGCGCGCGATCGAGCTGAAGCGCGATGCGATCAGCATCGTCGATGTGGCCGCGGCGGACGAAATCGGGCGGCTGCCCGACCGCAACGTCGCCGAAGTGATCGAGCGGCTGCCGGGCGTGGGCGTGACCTACGACCAGGGCGAAGGCCGCTATGTCGCGATCCGCGGCGTGCCTTCGGACCTCAACAATTATTCGGTCAACGGCGTCGAGATCGGCAATCCCGACGGCACCAGCCGCTCGCTGCCGCTCGACGTGGTGTCGGGCCAGCTGCTCAACCGGGTCGAAGTGGTGAAGGCCAAGACCGCCGATCTGGACGGACAGGGCATCGGCGGTTCGATCAACCTGGTGACCCAGACCGCGTTCGATTACCGCAAGGCGTTCAACGTCACGCTGAACGCGCAGGCCGGCTATCAGGAACTGAACAAGAAGGTCCCGGTGCGCGGCGACGCCAGCATCGCGGCGCGTTTCGGATCCGAGGAGCAGTTCGGCATCGCGCTGGGCGCGAGCTATTCGAACCGCACTTTCGCCAGCTATGGCGTCTATCCCGACGACTGGCGCCCGGCGACCACGCCCGCCACGGCGGTGATCGCCCAGTCGGCGCGGGGCGCGCTGCCGGTCAACATCAAGTTCACCGATTACAGCCTGCAGCGCGAGCGGATCGGCGCGGCGGGTTCGTTCGATTTCCGGCCGAACGAGAACCATCAATTCCATGTGCGCGGCATCTATTCGAAGTTCACCGAGGAGGAATATCGCCAGCGCTATCGCCTCGATTTCGCAAGCGACGCGCTGCTGCCGCGGCTGACCTTCAATCCCGGTGGCCTGACCGGCACCGTCACCGGCACGCCCAATGCCGGCGTGGGCGCGGGCGTCGGCCCCGAGCGGCGGCAGGATCTGCGTTTCGAATATAAGGAAAAGTCGATCCTGGCCGGCATGCTGGGCGGATCGAGCCATTTTGGCGACGTGACGCTCGATTACGTCGTGGCGCGCGTCCACAACGAAGTGCGCGAGCCGAACCAGCTGTGGCAGTTCCGCTGCAACCCCGGCACGGTCGATTTCGACCTGACCGAGAAGGTGTTCAGCGCGACCCCGCGTACCGAATGCACGTCGTCGCAGCTGAATTTCCGCCAGTACACCGAGCAGAACGAAAGCGGCGACGAGGATATCTGGCAGGGCCGCGCCGACCTGACCTGGCACATCGCCGGGCTGGACGAAGGCAGCTTCGTGAAGCTGGGCGGCAAGTATCGCGCGACCGACAAATGGTTCGACAGCGCCAACGACACCTGGACCCGCGGCGGCAATGCGGCGACCCGCTTCACGCTGGCGCAGTTCAACCTTTCCGGGGCGCCGGTGACGGTCTATCCCGATGGCGACGACCGGCCCTATTTCAATGCGCCGACGATCGACCTCGCCGCGATCCGCGACTTCACTGCCTCGAACCTGTCCGGCCCGTTCTTCGTTCGCGATACTACCGCGTCGCTGGCCAACGCGACGCTCAACGATTTCCGGATCGATGAGGACGTGACCGCCGGTTACGCGATGGTCAATCTGCGCTTCGGCGCGGTGACGGTGACGCCGGGCATCCGGTTCGAACACACCAAGTCGCGGGTCACCGGATACCGGCTGGAAGGCGGCACCACCGTGGTCCCCGCGACCGTGCTGAACGAATATGACGACTGGCTGCCGAGCCTGATCGTGCGGCTGGAGCCGTCGCGGAACACGGTATTCCGCCTTGGCTATACCCGCAATCTGGGCCGGCCGAACTACAGCCAGCTCTCGCCCGGCGGGTCGCTGAGCTATGAGGATGCCAATTCGGACGGGCAGTTCGAGGGATCGTTCAGTGCGGGCAATGCGGCGCTGAAGCCGTATCGCGCCGACAATCTCGATTTCACCGGCGAATGGTATTTCTCGAAGGGCGGCCTGCTGACCGTCGGCGTGTTTGCCAAGTTCATCAAGAACCCGATCTTCGTGCAGAATTACGTGCTGACCAACACCAGCTTCGCCGGCCGTCCGTTCGAGCGGCTGGGCTTCTCGCAGCCGCTGAACGCCGACAGCGGCGACATCATCGGCATCGAAGCGGCGTACCAGCAGCAGTTCACCTTCCTGCCGGGCTTCCTGTCGGGCTTCGGCATCGAACTGAACGGCACGCTGACGGACTCGAACCTGCAGCTGCCGAGCGGCCGCACCTCGACCTTCCCGAGCCAGTCGGGCTTTCTGTACGGCGCGCAGCTTTTCTACCAGCGCGGCCGGGTGGAGGCGTCGATCGCCTATCACAATACCGGCCACTCGCTGATCGCGCCGGGCGGGGTGGATTATCAGGACCAGTATAACGACGATCTGCGCCGGCTCGATTTCAAGGCGAGCTTCGAAGTGTTCACTGGCGCCACGCTGTTCGTCGAAGCGCAGAACCTGACCGACGAGCCGACTCGCCAGTATCAGGGCGGCCGGACCGACTGGATCTCGCAGAACGAGCGTTACGGCCGCACCGTCTATGGCGGCGTATCGGTGAAGTTCTGA
- a CDS encoding PilZ domain-containing protein codes for MTEGLRSATIFCLSADLPASIPNPAHIDHLDPATLIGADASRERCFVRKLSAAGATLRLLETNVEDGDRFTLELENGQAIEGEISWIDEDEAGFLFDAPIDVVGALARNLAHLPAERRSVPRVELHQTVSIRRGNKVEFARTRDVSQAGVGIDMEFALAPDEEVQIAFDGLHPIVGQVRWSQGRHAGIAFENELGWQILMPWLRQAQNRPSRIHTIRTLGIHEEEKGFGLKADKAALHLDAPGRVREGARWWNVRVRSLTFGLVEFEADASIEKGTPLWITLPGTTGWPATVIEADQGRYLAEFRIPLRQHELDRIAARDL; via the coding sequence ATGACGGAAGGACTCAGGTCCGCGACGATTTTCTGCCTGAGCGCAGATCTTCCAGCTTCGATTCCCAACCCCGCCCATATCGATCATCTCGATCCGGCCACGCTGATCGGCGCAGACGCCAGCCGCGAACGCTGCTTCGTGCGCAAGCTCAGCGCAGCCGGCGCCACGCTCCGCCTGCTTGAGACCAATGTCGAGGATGGCGACCGCTTCACCCTCGAACTCGAAAATGGCCAGGCGATCGAAGGCGAGATCAGCTGGATCGACGAAGACGAAGCCGGCTTCCTGTTCGACGCCCCGATCGACGTGGTCGGCGCGCTCGCCCGCAACCTCGCTCATCTTCCCGCCGAGCGCCGCAGCGTGCCGCGCGTCGAACTCCACCAGACCGTCTCGATCCGCCGCGGCAACAAGGTGGAATTCGCCCGCACCCGCGACGTGTCGCAGGCGGGCGTCGGCATCGACATGGAATTCGCGCTGGCACCCGACGAGGAAGTCCAGATCGCCTTCGACGGCCTCCACCCGATCGTCGGGCAGGTCCGCTGGTCGCAGGGCCGCCACGCCGGCATCGCCTTCGAAAACGAGCTGGGCTGGCAGATTCTCATGCCCTGGCTCCGTCAGGCGCAGAACCGCCCCTCGCGCATCCACACGATCCGCACGCTCGGCATCCATGAGGAAGAGAAGGGCTTCGGCCTGAAGGCGGACAAGGCCGCACTTCATCTCGACGCCCCCGGCCGCGTCCGCGAAGGCGCGCGCTGGTGGAACGTCCGCGTCCGCAGCCTCACTTTCGGGCTGGTCGAATTCGAAGCCGACGCCTCGATCGAAAAGGGCACCCCCCTGTGGATCACCCTGCCGGGCACCACTGGCTGGCCGGCGACGGTGATCGAAGCCGATCAGGGCCGCTATCTCGCCGAGTTCCGCATCCCGCTGCGCCAGCACGAACTGGACCGGATCGCCGCGCGCGATCTCTGA
- a CDS encoding glutathione S-transferase family protein: MNPQLFGHPFSSYYQKALIAFYENDIAFDFRLISPEEEANCREFAALAPMGKFPVLVDRGRTIFESTAIIEYLAIHHPGPVALIPADPDAALEARMFDRVFDNYIMNAMQPLVNNMLRPEDQRDPHLEGYIHRTLDRAYAWIDSHMVGREWAIGDSFTLADCAAAPSLFYADWAYPIPAEHTHLKAYRARLLARPSFARAVDGGRPFRHYFPLGAPDRD, from the coding sequence ATGAACCCCCAGCTCTTTGGCCATCCCTTCTCGTCCTATTACCAGAAGGCGCTGATCGCCTTTTACGAGAATGACATCGCGTTCGACTTCCGCCTGATCAGCCCCGAAGAGGAAGCCAATTGCCGCGAGTTCGCCGCGCTCGCGCCGATGGGCAAGTTCCCGGTCCTCGTCGATCGCGGCCGGACGATCTTCGAATCGACCGCGATCATCGAATATCTCGCGATTCACCATCCCGGCCCGGTCGCGCTGATCCCGGCCGATCCCGACGCCGCGCTCGAAGCGCGCATGTTCGACCGGGTGTTCGACAATTACATCATGAACGCGATGCAGCCGCTGGTGAACAACATGCTGCGGCCCGAGGATCAGCGCGATCCGCATCTGGAAGGCTATATCCACCGCACGCTCGACCGGGCCTATGCCTGGATCGACAGCCATATGGTGGGGCGCGAATGGGCCATAGGCGACAGCTTCACACTCGCCGATTGCGCCGCCGCTCCGTCGCTCTTCTATGCCGACTGGGCCTATCCGATCCCGGCCGAACACACCCATCTCAAGGCCTATCGCGCACGGCTGCTGGCCCGTCCGTCCTTCGCCCGCGCAGTCGATGGCGGACGGCCGTTCCGCCACTATTTCCCGCTCGGCGCGCCCGACCGCGATTAA
- a CDS encoding DNA-3-methyladenine glycosylase I, with protein MTVRCAWAEGDPVMAAYHDAEWGVPVRESRMLWEMLMLEGFQAGLSWRTILHRREGFRRAFAGFDPAKVAAFGAADVERLMQDEGIIRARAKIEATIAAARIYQQMQADGENFSGWVWGLAGGETVVNDGVSVPAKTPVSEAMSKALKARGFKFVGPVIVYAWMQAVGMVNDHAPDCFRR; from the coding sequence ATGACGGTTCGGTGTGCATGGGCGGAAGGCGATCCGGTGATGGCGGCGTATCACGACGCCGAATGGGGCGTGCCCGTGCGCGAAAGCCGGATGCTGTGGGAAATGCTGATGCTCGAAGGGTTTCAGGCGGGGCTTTCGTGGCGGACGATCCTGCATCGGCGCGAGGGATTTCGCCGTGCCTTCGCGGGGTTCGATCCGGCGAAGGTCGCGGCGTTCGGCGCGGCGGATGTCGAGCGGCTGATGCAGGACGAGGGGATCATCCGCGCGCGGGCGAAGATCGAAGCGACGATCGCGGCTGCACGAATTTACCAGCAGATGCAGGCGGATGGCGAGAATTTCTCGGGCTGGGTATGGGGATTGGCCGGGGGCGAGACGGTGGTGAACGACGGGGTGAGCGTGCCCGCGAAGACGCCGGTATCCGAAGCCATGTCGAAGGCGCTGAAAGCGCGGGGGTTCAAGTTCGTGGGGCCGGTGATCGTCTATGCCTGGATGCAGGCGGTGGGAATGGTGAACGATCATGCCCCGGATTGTTTCAGGCGATGA
- a CDS encoding VOC family protein, whose amino-acid sequence MLDHTGIVVTDLATARAFYDAIARPLGLLTVSNGEGSFLLGRGPEDYPYLWIGALRPSYWVEGSRPGINQMHIAFTAESEAAVDAFHKAALEAGGKDNGPPGPREGVPDYYGAFVLDPDGNNIEACYRNR is encoded by the coding sequence ATGCTCGATCACACCGGAATCGTCGTCACCGATCTCGCCACCGCGCGCGCCTTTTACGATGCGATCGCTAGGCCGCTCGGCCTTCTGACCGTCAGCAATGGCGAAGGATCGTTCCTGCTCGGCCGCGGGCCGGAGGACTATCCCTATCTCTGGATCGGCGCCCTCCGCCCCTCTTATTGGGTCGAAGGCTCCCGCCCCGGCATCAACCAGATGCACATCGCCTTCACCGCAGAAAGCGAGGCCGCAGTCGACGCCTTTCACAAAGCCGCGCTGGAAGCCGGCGGCAAGGACAACGGCCCACCCGGCCCGCGCGAAGGCGTCCCCGACTATTACGGCGCGTTCGTGCTCGATCCCGACGGCAACAATATCGAGGCCTGCTACCGCAACCGGTGA
- a CDS encoding ABC-F family ATP-binding cassette domain-containing protein, with product MSAITLSNLSWSTPDGVPLLTDLDLGFSPERTGLVGRNGVGKTTLLRLIAGDLAPQSGKVSVNGTLATLRQSLAPQPGETIATLFGVGDALALLRRAEAGDATMEELAEADWTLEARIESALAQFRLDVPLDTPLTALSGGQRTRAALAAAVLAEPDFLLLDEPTNNLDRDGRDAVLSLLAGWRAGAIVVSHDRELLDTMDAIVELTGLGATRYGGNWTAYRERKALELAAARHDLADAERRVGEAARTAQQQAERKARRDGAGKRKAAKGDMPRIILGMMKNRAENSSGEAARLAERQRSEARDAASAAREKIEILQPLTVTLPPSGLPANRNVLELHDVTTGYDRPILSSVSLSLNGPERVAISGPNGSGKSTLLALVTGRLAAWSGTVRVTDRIAMLDQQASILDPAASIHDNFARLNPGATENACRAALARFAFRADAALQIAGTLSGGQRLRAALACTLGGETPPWLLILDEPTNHLDIDSIEAVEAGLIAYDGALLVVSHDAPFLEAIGIERQVELG from the coding sequence ATGTCCGCCATCACGCTTTCGAATCTCAGCTGGTCCACGCCCGACGGCGTTCCGCTCCTCACCGACCTCGATCTCGGCTTCAGCCCAGAACGCACCGGCCTTGTCGGCCGCAACGGCGTCGGCAAGACGACGCTGCTGCGCCTGATCGCCGGCGATCTCGCGCCGCAATCGGGCAAGGTGTCGGTCAACGGCACCCTCGCCACCCTTCGCCAGTCGCTCGCTCCGCAACCCGGCGAGACCATCGCCACGCTGTTCGGCGTCGGCGACGCACTCGCCCTGCTCCGCCGCGCCGAGGCCGGCGACGCGACGATGGAAGAACTCGCCGAAGCCGACTGGACGCTGGAGGCGCGCATCGAATCCGCCCTCGCCCAGTTTCGCCTCGACGTCCCGCTCGATACGCCGCTCACCGCCCTGTCCGGCGGCCAGCGCACCCGCGCCGCGCTTGCCGCCGCGGTGCTGGCCGAACCAGACTTCCTGCTGCTCGACGAGCCGACCAACAATCTCGACCGCGACGGCCGCGACGCAGTTCTCTCGCTCCTCGCCGGATGGCGCGCGGGCGCGATCGTCGTCAGCCATGACCGCGAACTGCTCGACACGATGGACGCCATCGTCGAGCTGACCGGCCTGGGCGCCACCCGCTATGGCGGCAACTGGACCGCCTATCGCGAACGCAAGGCGCTCGAACTCGCCGCCGCGCGCCATGACCTTGCCGATGCCGAGCGCCGCGTCGGCGAAGCCGCGCGCACCGCGCAGCAACAGGCCGAACGCAAGGCTCGCCGGGACGGTGCGGGCAAGCGCAAGGCGGCGAAGGGCGACATGCCGAGGATCATCCTCGGCATGATGAAGAACCGCGCCGAGAACAGCAGCGGCGAAGCGGCCCGCTTGGCCGAGCGCCAGCGCAGCGAAGCCCGCGACGCCGCCAGCGCCGCGCGCGAGAAGATCGAGATCCTCCAGCCGCTCACCGTCACGCTCCCGCCCAGCGGCCTGCCCGCCAACCGCAATGTTCTGGAGCTTCATGACGTCACCACCGGCTATGACCGCCCGATCCTGTCGAGCGTCTCGCTGTCGCTGAACGGTCCGGAGCGCGTCGCGATCAGCGGCCCCAACGGCAGCGGCAAATCGACCCTGCTTGCGCTCGTCACCGGCCGGCTTGCGGCGTGGTCCGGCACCGTCCGCGTCACCGATCGCATCGCCATGCTCGATCAGCAGGCCAGCATCCTCGATCCCGCAGCGTCGATCCACGACAATTTCGCCCGGCTCAATCCCGGCGCGACCGAAAATGCCTGCCGCGCCGCCCTCGCCCGCTTCGCCTTCCGCGCCGACGCCGCGCTCCAGATCGCGGGCACCCTGTCGGGCGGCCAGCGCCTGCGCGCCGCGCTCGCCTGCACGCTGGGCGGAGAAACCCCGCCCTGGCTCCTGATCCTCGACGAGCCGACCAACCATCTCGACATCGACTCGATCGAAGCGGTCGAGGCCGGCCTGATCGCCTATGACGGCGCATTGCTGGTGGTCAGCCACGACGCGCCCTTCCTCGAAGCGATCGGCATCGAACGGCAGGTGGAACTGGGCTGA
- the moaC gene encoding cyclic pyranopterin monophosphate synthase MoaC — MSNLTHLDEAGAAHMVDVGGKAVTAREAVAAGRIEMSAEAAAAIAQGLVEKGDVLAVARVAGIMAAKKTSDLIPLCHPLPLTKVSIELQPDETGVTATATAATDGKTGVEMEALTAVSTALLTIYDMAKAIDKGMIIGDIRLLSKTGGKSGDWKA; from the coding sequence GTGAGCAACCTCACCCATCTCGACGAAGCCGGCGCCGCGCATATGGTCGATGTCGGCGGCAAGGCCGTCACCGCCCGCGAAGCCGTAGCCGCCGGCCGCATCGAGATGTCCGCCGAAGCCGCCGCCGCGATCGCACAGGGCCTCGTGGAGAAGGGCGACGTCCTCGCCGTCGCGCGCGTCGCGGGCATCATGGCGGCCAAGAAAACCAGCGATCTGATCCCGCTGTGCCACCCGCTGCCGCTCACCAAGGTCTCGATCGAACTTCAGCCCGACGAAACCGGCGTTACCGCCACCGCGACTGCCGCGACCGACGGCAAGACCGGGGTCGAGATGGAAGCCCTTACTGCGGTCAGCACCGCGCTGCTGACCATATACGACATGGCAAAGGCCATCGATAAGGGCATGATAATCGGCGATATCCGTCTGCTGTCCAAGACCGGCGGCAAGTCCGGCGACTGGAAAGCGTGA